The Kogia breviceps isolate mKogBre1 chromosome 4, mKogBre1 haplotype 1, whole genome shotgun sequence genome window below encodes:
- the GPR151 gene encoding G-protein coupled receptor 151 → MERGRLTVALADSNSSTMNGSFAHLHFAGGYLPSDSKDWRTIVPALLVAVCLVGFVGNLCVIGILLHSTWKGKPSMIHSLILNLSLADLSLLMFSAPVRATAYSKGVWDLGWFVCKSSDWFIHTCMAAKSLTIVAVAKVCFMYACDPVKQENIHNRTIWSVLAAIWAVASLLPLPEWFFSTTRQHAGVEMCLMDVPTMAEEFMSTFGKLYPLLVFCLPLIFAGFYFWRAYGQCQKRGTKTQNLRSQMRSKQLTVMLLSIAITSAILWLPEWIAWLWMWHLKAGGPAPPQGFIALSQVLMFSISSANPLIFLVMSEEFKEGLKGLWKWMVTKKHPTASESQETPAGNSQVLRDNVPSPESPSSIPEKEKTGSPSSSKEKAEKAEIPILPDVEQFWHERDTVPCVQDNDPIPWEHEDQETGAGDK, encoded by the coding sequence ATGGAAAGGGGGAGGCTGACAGTTGCCTTGGCAGACTCCAACTCCAGCACCATGAACGGGTCCTTTGCTCACCTCCACTTTGCCGGTGGGTACCTGCCCTCTGACTCCAAGGACTGGAGGACCATAGTCCCAGCTCTCTTGGTGGCTGTCTGCCTGGTGGGCTTCGTGGGGAATCTGTGTGTGATTGGCATCCTCCTCCACAGTACTTGGAAAGGAAAGCCATCCATGATCCACTCCCTGATTCTGAATCTCAGCCTGGCTGATCTCTCTCTCCTGATGTTTTCTGCACCTGTCCGAGCTACAGCATACTCCAAAGGTGTTTGGGATCTAGGCTGGTTTGTCTGCAAGTCCTCTGACTGGTTCATCCACACGTGCATGGCAGCCAAGAGCCTGACAATCGTTGCAGTGGCCAAAGTATGCTTCATGTATGCATGTGACCCAGTCAAGCAAGAAAATATCCACAACCGCACCATCTGGTCAGTGCTGGCAGCCATCTGGGCTGTGGCTAGCCTGCTACCCCTGCCAGAATGGTTCTTTAGCACCACCAGGCAACACGCAGGTGTGGAAATGTGCCTCATGGATGTACCCACTATGGCCGAAGAGTTCATGTCAACGTTTGGTAAGCTCTACCCTCTCCTGGTATTTTGCCTTCCATTAATCTTTGCCGGCTTTTATTTCTGGAGAGCTTATGGCCAATGTCAGAAACGAGGAACTAAGACTCAAAATCTTAGAAGCCAGATGCGCTCAAAGCAACTCACAGTGATGTTGCTGAGCATTGCCATCACCTCCGCTATTCTGTGGCTCCCTGAATGGATAGCATGGCTGTGGATGTGGCATCTGAAGGCTGGAGGCCCGGCCCCACCACAAGGTTTTATAGCCCTGTCTCAAGTCCTAATGTTTTCCATCTCTTCAGCAAATCCTCTCATTTTTCTAGTGATGTCAGAGGAGTTCAAGGAAGGCTTAAAAGGCTTATGGAAATGGATGGTAACCAAAAAACATCCAACTGCTTCAGAGTCTCAGGAAACACCCGCTGGTAACTCACAGGTCCTTCGTGACAATGTTCCATCTCCAGAATCCCCATCATCCAtaccagagaaagagaaaactggcTCTCCCTCATCCAGCAAAGAGAAAGCTGAGAAGGCAGAGATTCCCATCCTCCCTGATGTAGAGCAGTTTTGGCATGAGAGAGACACAGTCCCTTGTGTACAGGACAATGACCCTATCCCCTGGGAACACGAAGATCAAGAGACAGGAGCTGGTGATAAATAg